In the Choloepus didactylus isolate mChoDid1 chromosome 5, mChoDid1.pri, whole genome shotgun sequence genome, one interval contains:
- the HILPDA gene encoding hypoxia-inducible lipid droplet-associated protein has translation MKHMLNLYFLGVVLTLLSIFFRLMEPLGNLLEGPSPGSSWTTRGQLVGTEPPKGLPDHQSQPRGVQ, from the coding sequence ATGAAGCATATGTTGAACCTCTACTTCTTGGGTGTGGTGCTGACCCTGCTGTCCATCTTCTTTAGACTGATGGAGCCACTGGGAAATTTACTTGAAGGCCCATCGCCTGGGAGCTCCTGGACTACCAGAGGTCAACTAGTCGGCACAGAGCCCCCCAAGGGCCTTCCAGACCATCAGTCTCAGCCCAGAGGGGTGCAATAA